The following coding sequences lie in one Fusobacterium sp. DD2 genomic window:
- the rpiB gene encoding ribose 5-phosphate isomerase B, producing MKIALGADHGGYELKEKIKKHLLEKNYEVFDLGTHSTDSVDYPEFGHAVGHAVADKKADFGIIVCGTGIGISIAANKVPGVRAALCTNTTMARLTREHNNANILAMGGRIVGDVLALEMVDVFLSTNFAGGRHERRVNTIENI from the coding sequence TAGGTGCTGACCATGGTGGATATGAATTAAAAGAAAAAATCAAAAAACACCTTTTAGAAAAAAATTATGAGGTATTTGATTTAGGAACTCATTCAACAGATTCTGTAGACTACCCAGAATTTGGACATGCTGTTGGACATGCTGTGGCAGATAAAAAGGCTGATTTTGGAATAATCGTATGTGGAACAGGAATTGGAATCTCAATTGCTGCAAATAAAGTTCCAGGAGTAAGAGCAGCTCTTTGCACAAACACAACTATGGCTAGACTTACTAGAGAACATAACAATGCTAACATCCTTGCTATGGGTGGAAGAATTGTAGGAGACGTACTTGCACTTGAAATGGTAGATGTATTCCTAAGCACAAATTTTGCTGGTGGAAGACACGAAAGAAGAGTAAACACT